In Haloplanus sp. XH21, the genomic stretch GATGATGGCGACGACGAAGAACTCGAAGGCGCCCTCGACCCACATGTGGACGACCCACCAGCGCCAGAACTCCGTCACCGGCATCGTAGTCTGCGGTGTGTACAGCATGCTCGCGGAGAAGAGCAGCGCGATGGACCCGCCCGCGTAGAGAATCATATGGGCGAGTCCGTATCGCTCCTCCCGGTCGAGCAGGGGTTTGAAGCCCCGTGCGACGAGAGCTGCCCAGAAAATGAACCCAGCGAGCAGACCGGCCTGCCAGAGGCGTCCCACTTCGAGGTACTCGAGGCCCTCGTTGCCGATGATCCACCAGAGTGCGCCATCGATGTAGCCCTGGGCACCGAGCCAGATACCTACTAATCCGCCGCCGACGACGACGACCAGTGCCCCCAGCAAGACGTGAATGTACCGTTTCTGATTCTTCGGCTCGTGCCCGGTGAGCAGCGGCGGGAGGAAGAGGCCAACGCCGAGCCAGAGGGTGGCGATCCAGAGGATCGCGAGGTCGATGTGCCAGGCTTTCGTGATCGCGAAGGGGAGGGTCGCCATCGCGTCGACGCCGAGGGCTTCCGCGATGCCGTAGAAGCCCTCCCGCTCAATGTAGTAGTGTGCCATCAGCCCCCCGAGAAGCGTCTGGACGACGAAGAGCACGGCCGCCACTGGGACGAACCGAATTGCAGCGAACTGGCTCGGGTAGAGGTCGATCTCGTTAGGATGGGGGACGTCGACGCCCTTCGTGTCCGGTTCCGGGAGTTCGGCGGAGTTGTACAGCCAGATGCCGGCGCCACCCCCGCCGACGAGGAGCACCATCGCGATGACGCTCCACGTCAGCGAGGACGTCGTGGGCGTATTCCCGGCGCCAGGGTTGTACGGCCACTCGTTCGTCCAGGAGACGTCGCTGTTCGGCCGGTCGATCGACGAGAACAGTGCCGTCCATAGTGCGAAGTCCGCGAACCGCTGGGCGTCCGAGCGTGTTTCGATGAACTGTTCTGGGACGCCGTGTTCGGCGGCACCGCCGTAGTACCGCTCGACGTATGATTGCTGTACCTGTTCGTAGGCGTACGACTCCGCGGCGGTGAGCTCGAGAGTGGTCCCTAGCTCGCCCTCCTGAAGCTGGCGCGAGACGACAGAGTTCACGGCCGCTTGCTCCGGTTCGGGAAGGTCTGCGTACGGCGTGTCGTAGCGTTCCTGGGCGACGTACACGCGCATGTTCGAAACCAGTCGTTCCTGGGCGTCGGCCGTGTAATCCGGGCCGAAGTACGCGCCGTTCCCGAGGATCGACCCGTGGTTCATCAGGCCGTTCTGCTGGAACGCAGCCTTCCCTTCGACGATCTGTTCATTCGTCGTGATCACCTCGCCGTCGGGGCCGACGATGCGCTCCGGGCGGTCGGGCGATTCCTGGTACGCGAAGTACGCCCCCGACCCCATCACGATTAGATTGAAGACAAACGCCAGGAGGAGTAACTTTGCAAGGGTTTTCCTGCGGACTTCCATGTGTCACACTCCCACACTCTCGCTACATAATGGTGGTGCTGAAAAAGAAAGGTTGTGAGCGCCACGCGTCGCTTATTATACTGCGGTAGAATTCTATCACCGTTCTCCTGCTACGATTTCATAATGTA encodes the following:
- a CDS encoding nitric-oxide reductase large subunit; translation: MEVRRKTLAKLLLLAFVFNLIVMGSGAYFAYQESPDRPERIVGPDGEVITTNEQIVEGKAAFQQNGLMNHGSILGNGAYFGPDYTADAQERLVSNMRVYVAQERYDTPYADLPEPEQAAVNSVVSRQLQEGELGTTLELTAAESYAYEQVQQSYVERYYGGAAEHGVPEQFIETRSDAQRFADFALWTALFSSIDRPNSDVSWTNEWPYNPGAGNTPTTSSLTWSVIAMVLLVGGGGAGIWLYNSAELPEPDTKGVDVPHPNEIDLYPSQFAAIRFVPVAAVLFVVQTLLGGLMAHYYIEREGFYGIAEALGVDAMATLPFAITKAWHIDLAILWIATLWLGVGLFLPPLLTGHEPKNQKRYIHVLLGALVVVVGGGLVGIWLGAQGYIDGALWWIIGNEGLEYLEVGRLWQAGLLAGFIFWAALVARGFKPLLDREERYGLAHMILYAGGSIALLFSASMLYTPQTTMPVTEFWRWWVVHMWVEGAFEFFVVAIIGISLVSMNLLKRRSAEKAVMFEALFVMGAGVIGVSHHYWWVGMADYWIPIGSVFSTLEFIPLIFILYEALHEYRAMMGAGKDFPYRLAFMFIIASGFWNFVGGGVLGFFINLPLVNYYEHGTFLTVGHAHGAMFGAFGFLALGMAVYALQFTTKAGKWDQTNLKRAFWILNAGLAWMVFIGDVPVGFLQLETVFTANYDAGRSLAFYSRDIVQWLFWARLPGDILIIVGASLFAYDVLKKRFVRRDEPDSISDGTIISRRIFAEGDAGSELDDD